One genomic segment of Actinoplanes ianthinogenes includes these proteins:
- a CDS encoding PH domain-containing protein, translating into MADNWVRPYQPGSGRWVVIAWEAFALAMLSWATVRQFDLIGHGVRVVACLLAAIWVVGAWRVLQLGVYVSAEGVLIRGLLRSRVMTWREITGVRMHRTTHRLGPWEIESGRTVLLERRDGGTVNTELWEQGVDFHSRPTVFKAVYQEIRNRHRRAADST; encoded by the coding sequence GTGGCTGACAACTGGGTGCGTCCCTACCAGCCGGGGTCCGGGCGCTGGGTGGTGATCGCCTGGGAGGCGTTCGCGCTGGCGATGCTCTCCTGGGCCACGGTCCGGCAGTTCGACCTGATCGGGCACGGCGTCCGGGTGGTCGCCTGCCTGCTGGCCGCGATCTGGGTGGTCGGCGCCTGGCGGGTCCTGCAACTCGGTGTCTACGTCAGCGCCGAGGGGGTGCTGATCCGCGGGCTGCTGCGCTCCCGGGTGATGACCTGGCGCGAGATCACCGGCGTCCGGATGCACCGCACCACCCACCGGCTGGGCCCGTGGGAGATCGAGAGCGGCCGCACGGTGCTGCTGGAGCGCCGTGACGGCGGCACCGTCAACACCGAACTCTGGGAGCAGGGAGTGGACTTCCACTCCCGCCCCACCGTCTTCAAGGCCGTCTACCAGGAAATCCGCAACCGCCACCGCCGGGCCGCCGACTCCACCTGA
- a CDS encoding STAS domain-containing protein has protein sequence MENSIRTTPGDDGTVTVTVLGEIDFSNADEVADGIRDAITDWSPSTVHVELRHASFIDSTGLGALIEGYRAATERNIGYVVRNPSPTFRRVLTVTGLSNFFGLAEEELDQLPTQATGA, from the coding sequence ATGGAGAACTCGATCCGGACCACGCCGGGAGACGACGGCACGGTCACGGTCACGGTGCTCGGGGAGATCGACTTCTCCAACGCCGACGAGGTGGCCGATGGCATCCGGGATGCGATTACCGACTGGTCGCCGTCGACCGTCCACGTGGAGCTGCGGCATGCGTCCTTCATCGACTCGACCGGGCTCGGCGCCCTGATCGAGGGTTACCGTGCCGCCACGGAGCGCAACATTGGATACGTGGTGCGCAACCCGAGCCCGACCTTCCGCCGCGTCCTCACCGTGACCGGCCTCAGCAACTTCTTCGGCCTGGCCGAGGAGGAGCTGGACCAGCTGCCGACGCAGGCGACCGGAGCCTGA
- a CDS encoding HAD family hydrolase: MGPSAAFFDLDKTVIAKSSALAFGRPFYRDGLISRRDVVKSAYAQLMFRLGGGTDEQAMARTRDYLAALCKGWRVEQVQQIVAETLNELINPYVYAEAAALIAEHQAAGRDVVLVSASGDEMVRPIGALLGITDIIATRMAIVDGRYSGQVEFYSAGPAKVTGIRELAGTRGYDLSQCFAYSDSSSDLPMLEAVGHPSVVNPDRTLRRVAVDRGWPVLEFRHPIALGKRLRDRPAVPVAAALGVGVGVAIGFALYGRHRRARAAAVA, from the coding sequence GTGGGCCCCAGCGCCGCGTTTTTCGACCTCGACAAGACCGTCATCGCCAAGTCCAGCGCGCTGGCCTTCGGACGGCCGTTCTATCGCGATGGCCTGATCAGTCGGCGTGACGTGGTGAAATCCGCCTATGCCCAGCTGATGTTCCGGCTCGGCGGCGGCACCGACGAGCAGGCGATGGCCCGCACCCGGGACTACCTTGCCGCGCTCTGCAAGGGCTGGCGGGTCGAGCAGGTCCAGCAGATCGTTGCCGAGACGCTCAACGAGCTGATCAACCCCTATGTCTACGCCGAGGCCGCCGCGCTGATCGCCGAGCACCAGGCGGCCGGCCGCGACGTCGTGCTGGTCTCCGCCTCCGGCGACGAGATGGTCCGCCCGATCGGCGCCCTGCTCGGCATCACCGACATCATCGCCACCCGGATGGCCATCGTCGACGGCCGCTACAGCGGTCAGGTCGAGTTCTACTCGGCCGGCCCGGCCAAGGTCACCGGCATCCGCGAGCTGGCCGGGACCAGGGGCTACGACCTCAGCCAGTGCTTCGCCTACTCGGACTCCAGCAGCGACCTGCCCATGCTGGAGGCGGTCGGCCACCCGAGCGTCGTCAACCCGGACCGCACCCTGCGCCGCGTCGCGGTCGACCGCGGCTGGCCGGTCCTGGAGTTCCGCCACCCGATCGCCCTCGGCAAACGCCTGCGCGACCGCCCGGCCGTCCCGGTCGCCGCCGCCCTCGGCGTCGGTGTCGGCGTCGCCATCGGCTTCGCCCTCTACGGCCGCCACCGCCGAGCCCGAGCCGCCGCCGTCGCCTGA
- the acs gene encoding acetate--CoA ligase: MSETLENLYSETRQFPPPAGLAAAANVTAEAYDEAANDRLAYWERQAERLTWAKPWDQVLDWSNPPFAKWFVGGELNVAYNCVDRHVEAGNGDKVAIHWEGEPGDTRAVTYTELLKLVSQAANTLTELGVVAGDRVAIYLPMIPEAAVAMLACARIGATHSVVFGGFSVEALATRIQDADAKVVITADGGYRRGKPSALKPTVDEAVARCASIEHVLVVRRTGQEVAWTEKDKWWHETVEQASPEHRAQPFDAEHPLFILYTSGTTGKPKGILHTTGGYLTQTSYTHNAVFDLKPESDVYWCTADIGWVTGHSYIVYGPLSNGATQVMYEGTPDTPDRGRFWQIVDKYKVSILYTAPTLIRTMMKWGDDIPAKYDLSSLRVLGSVGEPINPEAWMWYRENVGRERTPIVDTWWQTETGAVMISPLPGVTATKPGSAMTALPGVSADVVDDTATPVPNGGGGFLVLTEPWPSMLRTIWGDDKRFIDTYWSRFGAGAGNGDKWIYFAGDGAKKDEDGALWLLGRVDDVMLVSGHNISTTEVESALVSHPAVAEAAVVGATDPTTGQAIVAFTIPRGNVATDGDAGEELIKELRNHVAKTLGPIAKPRQIMLVPELPKTRSGKIMRRLLRDVAENRSLGDVTTLQDSAVMDLISSGLKTGKAED; the protein is encoded by the coding sequence ATGAGCGAGACACTGGAGAATTTGTACTCGGAGACGCGGCAGTTCCCGCCGCCCGCCGGCCTTGCCGCGGCCGCCAACGTGACGGCCGAGGCGTACGACGAGGCCGCGAACGACCGGCTCGCCTACTGGGAGCGCCAGGCCGAGCGCCTCACCTGGGCGAAACCGTGGGACCAGGTGCTGGACTGGTCCAACCCGCCGTTCGCCAAGTGGTTCGTCGGCGGCGAGCTGAACGTGGCCTACAACTGCGTGGACCGGCACGTCGAGGCCGGCAACGGGGACAAGGTCGCCATCCACTGGGAGGGCGAGCCCGGCGACACCCGTGCCGTGACCTACACGGAGCTGCTGAAGCTGGTCTCGCAGGCGGCGAACACGCTGACCGAGCTCGGCGTGGTGGCCGGCGACCGGGTCGCGATCTACCTGCCGATGATCCCGGAGGCCGCGGTGGCGATGCTCGCCTGCGCCCGGATCGGCGCCACGCACAGCGTGGTCTTCGGCGGTTTCTCGGTGGAGGCGCTGGCCACCCGGATCCAGGACGCCGACGCCAAGGTCGTGATCACCGCCGACGGTGGGTACCGGCGCGGCAAGCCGTCCGCGCTGAAGCCAACCGTCGACGAGGCGGTGGCCCGGTGCGCGAGCATCGAGCACGTACTGGTGGTCCGCCGCACCGGCCAGGAGGTCGCCTGGACGGAGAAGGACAAGTGGTGGCACGAGACGGTCGAGCAGGCGAGCCCGGAGCACCGGGCGCAGCCGTTCGACGCCGAGCACCCGCTGTTCATCCTCTACACCTCGGGCACCACCGGTAAGCCGAAGGGCATCCTGCACACCACCGGTGGCTACCTGACCCAGACCTCGTACACGCACAACGCGGTCTTCGACCTCAAGCCGGAGTCCGACGTCTACTGGTGCACCGCCGACATCGGCTGGGTGACCGGCCACTCGTACATCGTCTACGGCCCGCTCTCCAACGGCGCCACCCAGGTGATGTACGAGGGCACCCCGGACACCCCGGACCGTGGCCGGTTCTGGCAGATCGTCGACAAGTACAAGGTGTCGATCCTCTACACCGCGCCGACGCTGATCCGCACCATGATGAAGTGGGGCGACGACATCCCGGCCAAGTACGACCTGTCCTCGCTGCGCGTGCTGGGCAGCGTGGGCGAGCCGATCAACCCCGAGGCCTGGATGTGGTACCGGGAGAACGTCGGCCGCGAGCGCACCCCGATCGTGGACACCTGGTGGCAGACCGAGACCGGCGCCGTGATGATCTCGCCGCTGCCCGGCGTGACCGCGACCAAGCCCGGCTCGGCGATGACCGCGCTGCCCGGCGTCAGCGCGGACGTCGTCGACGACACCGCCACCCCGGTGCCCAACGGGGGCGGCGGCTTCCTGGTGCTGACCGAGCCGTGGCCGTCGATGCTGCGCACCATCTGGGGCGACGACAAACGGTTCATCGACACCTACTGGTCGCGCTTCGGGGCCGGCGCCGGCAACGGCGACAAGTGGATCTACTTCGCCGGTGACGGTGCGAAGAAGGACGAGGACGGCGCGCTCTGGCTGCTCGGCCGGGTCGACGACGTCATGCTGGTCTCCGGGCACAACATCTCCACCACCGAGGTGGAGTCGGCGCTGGTCTCGCACCCGGCGGTGGCCGAGGCCGCGGTGGTCGGCGCGACCGACCCGACGACCGGTCAGGCGATCGTGGCGTTCACCATCCCGCGCGGCAACGTGGCGACCGACGGTGACGCCGGCGAGGAGCTGATCAAGGAGCTGCGCAACCACGTGGCCAAGACGCTCGGCCCGATCGCCAAGCCGCGGCAGATCATGCTGGTTCCCGAGCTGCCGAAGACCCGCTCCGGCAAGATCATGCGGCGGCTGCTGCGTGACGTGGCCGAGAACCGGTCACTGGGCGACGTCACGACGCTTCAGGACTCCGCTGTTATGGATCTGATCAGTTCCGGTCTCAAGACCGGTAAGGCAGAAGACTGA
- a CDS encoding oxidoreductase: protein MDPLAPLLDLADVAPALAAARDSVDTAMRHRALRRHGGQVAAETSLRAAVASAALEGNHHELEDVRAGTVTDPVLQGALRVAEGLGGLVDLWPRAPRQVLAKLHVLAARGVVPAEELGRLTGGAERIDALAGLVAGNEETPPLLLAAIVHAELITLRPFAGPAGVVARAAARLTLIGRGFDPRGLVSVEVGHLSREPEYVGSAGAYATGTPDGVRSWLRHYAAAVTAGAEEITTIGDGVLATV, encoded by the coding sequence GTGGATCCACTAGCACCCTTGCTCGACCTCGCTGACGTCGCTCCGGCCCTGGCCGCGGCCCGGGACAGCGTCGACACCGCCATGCGGCACCGTGCCCTGCGCCGGCACGGCGGCCAGGTCGCCGCCGAGACCAGCCTGCGCGCCGCGGTCGCCAGCGCCGCCCTGGAGGGCAACCACCACGAGCTGGAGGACGTGCGCGCCGGTACGGTCACCGACCCGGTCCTGCAAGGCGCCCTGCGGGTCGCCGAGGGGCTCGGCGGCCTGGTCGACCTCTGGCCCCGCGCGCCCCGGCAGGTCCTGGCCAAACTGCACGTGCTCGCCGCCCGCGGCGTGGTGCCGGCCGAGGAACTGGGCCGGCTCACCGGTGGCGCCGAGCGGATCGACGCGCTCGCCGGGCTGGTCGCCGGCAACGAGGAGACGCCGCCGCTGCTGCTCGCCGCGATCGTGCACGCCGAGCTGATCACGCTGCGCCCGTTCGCCGGGCCGGCCGGGGTGGTGGCCCGGGCCGCCGCCCGGCTCACCCTGATCGGGCGCGGCTTCGACCCGCGGGGCCTGGTGTCGGTCGAGGTCGGGCACCTGTCCCGGGAGCCGGAATACGTCGGCTCGGCGGGCGCCTACGCCACCGGCACGCCGGACGGGGTCCGCTCCTGGCTGCGGCACTACGCGGCGGCGGTCACGGCGGGGGCCGAGGAGATCACCACGATCGGTGACGGCGTTCTCGCCACCGTGTGA